From Chryseobacterium joostei, the proteins below share one genomic window:
- a CDS encoding HopJ type III effector protein has product MVLLEQLQHFPETIQFNEVIAYIDQHYDFTPTAFKNGSTENGAGQNNGSCKVFSFAKLQGLTKRQTLFLFGEFYRDDVVKNPDRNDHQNIRNFMEFGWDGVSFEAEALKEK; this is encoded by the coding sequence ATGGTATTATTAGAACAATTACAGCATTTTCCGGAAACCATTCAATTCAATGAAGTTATTGCTTACATTGATCAGCATTATGATTTTACGCCTACTGCATTCAAAAATGGGAGTACTGAAAACGGGGCGGGACAGAATAACGGTTCATGCAAAGTTTTTAGCTTTGCTAAGCTTCAGGGATTAACTAAGAGACAGACTCTTTTTCTTTTTGGTGAGTTTTACAGAGATGATGTAGTAAAAAATCCAGACAGAAATGATCATCAGAATATCAGAAACTTCATGGAATTTGGATGGGATGGGGTTTCCTTTGAGGCGGAAGCTTTGAAAGAAAAATAA
- a CDS encoding YceI family protein gives MKRLLLFAMVCASISFVSAQKKFDKVSKVTSSEIRWWGYKVVKTQASSHSGTVKLKSGKFNFDHTVLVDGEFIIDMRSMMAGDVSDEDQIKLTNDLKSTNFFEVKKFPVAKFHLTKIIPLANSEYNSTVYGDLTLKGVRKTISFPANVYVTQFTTSIESAKFSLNRRDFKVFYQSSLKDYFIKNEMDIQFKVSTELLDNENRIPVKKKK, from the coding sequence ATGAAAAGATTACTATTGTTTGCTATGGTGTGCGCAAGTATATCATTTGTTTCTGCTCAAAAGAAATTTGATAAGGTATCAAAGGTGACTTCATCAGAGATCAGATGGTGGGGCTATAAGGTTGTAAAAACCCAAGCTTCCTCACATTCCGGAACTGTAAAACTGAAGAGCGGAAAATTCAACTTTGACCACACCGTTTTGGTAGACGGAGAGTTTATAATAGATATGAGAAGTATGATGGCAGGAGATGTTTCTGATGAAGATCAGATCAAGCTTACTAATGACCTGAAAAGTACTAACTTCTTTGAAGTAAAAAAATTCCCTGTAGCCAAGTTCCATTTGACTAAAATTATTCCTTTAGCAAACAGTGAGTATAATTCTACCGTATACGGAGATCTTACCCTTAAAGGTGTGAGAAAAACAATCTCTTTCCCTGCAAATGTATATGTTACTCAGTTTACGACATCTATTGAGTCTGCTAAATTCTCTCTGAACAGAAGAGACTTTAAGGTGTTCTATCAATCTTCATTAAAAGATTATTTCATCAAGAATGAAATGGATATTCAGTTCAAAGTTTCTACTGAATTGCTAGATAATGAGAACAGAATTCCTGTGAAAAAGAAAAAATAA
- a CDS encoding glucokinase: MILNPKFPLYLPGVENSNNDNVSIIGASLREDVTILGYFVSGNGGLEIKIQNTYSTKEYASFNDILRKFIQDNQLENVQRLGMAVPGPVIDGKSSPARLGWSLDVEEFKRDFGFEKVDMLNDMEASAYGMALLEDSDLEAIYTSGHLEKGNVAILAPGNGLGEAGYFFDGKNLRPFATEGGHSEFSPRTNVEVEFYQFLNNIYGIVSWENVLSKTGLFNIYRFLRDVKRHPEPEWLGERLANGNFAQELYKAAVEDNVLICKIALDTFLEFLAREANNLTLKLKATGGLLIAGDIPQMVIEYVDKTKFYEKFKISDKMESMLRNIPIYLVKQNHTALKGMALYTAYYQE, translated from the coding sequence ATGATTCTGAATCCAAAATTTCCACTTTATTTACCAGGAGTAGAGAACAGTAATAATGATAATGTTTCTATCATTGGGGCAAGCCTCCGTGAAGATGTAACAATCTTAGGCTATTTCGTTTCCGGTAACGGAGGTCTTGAGATAAAAATTCAAAATACATATTCTACTAAGGAATATGCTTCCTTTAATGATATTCTAAGAAAGTTTATCCAGGACAATCAGCTTGAGAATGTACAACGTCTGGGAATGGCAGTGCCGGGACCAGTTATTGACGGTAAAAGTAGTCCTGCAAGATTGGGCTGGAGCTTAGACGTTGAAGAATTTAAGAGAGACTTCGGTTTCGAGAAAGTAGATATGCTGAACGATATGGAAGCATCAGCTTACGGAATGGCTCTTCTTGAAGACAGTGATCTTGAAGCAATCTATACCAGCGGGCATCTTGAAAAAGGAAATGTAGCAATCCTTGCTCCCGGAAACGGGCTTGGAGAAGCTGGATATTTCTTTGATGGGAAAAATTTAAGACCTTTTGCAACGGAGGGTGGGCATTCTGAGTTCTCACCAAGAACCAATGTAGAAGTTGAATTTTATCAATTCCTTAATAATATCTATGGAATTGTAAGCTGGGAAAATGTACTTTCCAAGACAGGCTTGTTCAATATCTACAGATTCTTAAGAGATGTGAAAAGACATCCTGAACCGGAATGGTTGGGAGAACGTCTTGCTAACGGAAACTTCGCTCAAGAACTTTATAAGGCAGCAGTAGAGGATAATGTTTTAATCTGCAAAATAGCTTTAGATACTTTCCTTGAGTTTTTGGCAAGAGAAGCTAATAACCTGACCTTAAAACTGAAAGCAACCGGAGGGTTACTGATTGCAGGCGATATTCCTCAGATGGTCATAGAATACGTGGATAAGACTAAGTTTTATGAAAAATTCAAGATCAGTGATAAAATGGAAAGCATGCTTAGAAACATTCCGATTTATCTGGTTAAGCAAAATCACACGGCATTAAAAGGTATGGCACTTTATACAGCCTACTACCAAGAATAA
- a CDS encoding DUF1501 domain-containing protein, which translates to MLIKRREFLKISSLATASLLMPNFLKAMTLDEALAPNQNILIVLQFTGGNDGLNTIVPAKNDIYFRERKTLAVQDSLSLTDEAGINPSLSYFKELFDNGELSVMNNVGYPNPDKSHFRSMDIWQSASRSDEFLETGWLGRFLDEECYRCEHPTQALEVDDMLSLALKGENNKAFAFKDPKRLYQTSQEKYFKSLYDHHHDDETVSYLYQTLGSTINNADYIFEKSKAKKTEQAYPNSQLGKDFKTVASLIKSDINTQVYYLSIGSFDTHVNQNDRQKKLFGDINETVKSFVADMKSNGLFNNILLMTFSEFGRRVAQNASNGTDHGTANQMFFIGGGLKKKGLLNALPDLQNLNEGDLIYKEDFRKVYSTILKNWLKADSSKVLGWKDGIYDFI; encoded by the coding sequence ATGTTAATCAAAAGAAGAGAATTCCTTAAAATAAGTTCATTGGCGACAGCTTCGTTATTGATGCCTAATTTTCTAAAGGCCATGACTTTGGACGAAGCCTTAGCTCCTAATCAGAATATCCTTATTGTTCTTCAATTTACGGGAGGAAATGATGGACTGAATACCATTGTTCCTGCAAAAAATGATATTTATTTCAGAGAAAGAAAAACACTTGCTGTTCAGGATTCCTTATCTCTTACGGATGAAGCCGGAATTAATCCGTCACTCTCCTACTTTAAGGAACTCTTTGACAATGGGGAGCTTTCTGTAATGAATAATGTAGGCTATCCCAATCCAGACAAGTCTCATTTCCGAAGTATGGATATCTGGCAGTCTGCAAGCAGAAGTGATGAGTTTCTGGAAACAGGCTGGCTTGGCCGCTTTCTGGATGAGGAATGCTATCGTTGTGAGCATCCTACCCAAGCACTGGAAGTAGATGACATGCTGAGTCTTGCCTTAAAGGGAGAAAACAATAAGGCATTTGCATTTAAAGACCCCAAAAGACTGTATCAGACTAGTCAGGAAAAGTATTTCAAATCACTTTACGACCATCATCATGATGATGAAACAGTTTCTTATCTTTATCAAACATTGGGTTCTACGATCAACAATGCGGATTATATTTTTGAAAAAAGCAAGGCAAAAAAAACGGAACAGGCTTATCCTAATTCTCAACTGGGAAAAGATTTTAAAACAGTAGCATCCCTCATCAAATCAGACATCAATACTCAGGTTTATTACCTTTCTATCGGTAGTTTTGATACCCACGTCAATCAGAATGACAGACAAAAAAAATTATTCGGAGACATCAATGAGACAGTGAAATCCTTTGTTGCTGATATGAAAAGTAATGGATTATTTAATAACATTCTATTGATGACATTTTCTGAATTCGGACGCCGTGTTGCCCAGAATGCCAGCAATGGAACGGATCATGGAACGGCCAACCAAATGTTCTTCATTGGTGGAGGTCTCAAAAAGAAAGGATTATTAAATGCGCTTCCTGACCTCCAAAATTTAAATGAAGGAGATCTTATTTATAAAGAAGATTTTAGAAAAGTGTATTCCACTATTTTGAAAAACTGGCTTAAGGCTGATTCTTCGAAAGTCTTGGGTTGGAAAGACGGAATTTATGATTTTATATAA
- a CDS encoding YceI family protein, which translates to MKKIFLLAVLAGGLAFGQSKKVVASDVHWWGYKVAKSEASSHEGTVKVKSGDMVMKGNQLVGGSFVLDMTSINATDLTGEYQQKLNGHLKNGDFFEVEKFPTATFKITGVKKNNDKVYNSLVTGTLTLKGKTSPITFPAKISYSKGVVSLVSNKFSFDRQKFDVAYKSTMQDVFVKDDIDMLVKVTAQ; encoded by the coding sequence ATGAAAAAAATATTTTTATTAGCAGTTTTAGCTGGTGGTTTAGCTTTCGGACAGTCAAAAAAAGTAGTTGCATCTGATGTTCACTGGTGGGGATATAAAGTAGCAAAATCTGAGGCAAGTTCTCACGAGGGAACTGTAAAAGTAAAGTCAGGAGACATGGTAATGAAAGGTAACCAACTTGTAGGAGGAAGCTTCGTATTGGATATGACTTCTATTAATGCTACTGACCTTACAGGAGAGTATCAGCAAAAATTGAACGGACACCTTAAGAATGGTGACTTCTTTGAAGTTGAAAAATTCCCGACAGCTACTTTCAAAATTACAGGAGTAAAGAAAAACAACGATAAAGTTTACAATTCTTTAGTAACAGGAACCCTTACTTTAAAAGGAAAAACAAGCCCGATTACTTTCCCTGCTAAGATTTCTTACAGCAAAGGAGTAGTAAGCTTAGTATCTAACAAATTCTCTTTCGACAGACAGAAATTTGATGTAGCTTATAAGTCTACGATGCAGGATGTTTTTGTGAAAGATGATATTGATATGCTGGTTAAGGTAACTGCTCAATAA
- a CDS encoding RtcB family protein, protein MEFNGNHLIELGYRPAQWFKDAITYINENNLDEDQIREYLEDFKQPELIPLHEAPKDFIINIRAEHESEDDNVEKVIKTMKVLMKTPTLIGGAIMPDACPTGPEGQIPVGGVVVAKNAIHPGFHSADICCSVMLTDFGKVNPKDILDAAHSITHFGYGGRPRGEQMPMSQELMDAFRENYFLNDEKLISIARSHMGTQGDGNHFLFVGISKNTGNTMLVTHHGSRAPGAALYDKGMKVANRFRQDISPETLRENAWIPYDTEEGKAYWEALQLIRTWTKENHTSIHDAVLNKLEIEKENRYWNEHNFVFKDGDLFYHAKGATPLDDKFMPDITGPRLIPLNMAEPVLIVQGKTNERNLGFAPHGAGRNFSRSQHKRSMTHKTTEEIFNEETEGLDIRFYSNEIDISELPSAYKSAKNVRAQIEEYGLCEVLDEVMPYGCIMAGDVQKNAPWKKKKKYRKA, encoded by the coding sequence ATGGAATTTAATGGAAATCACTTAATCGAATTAGGATATAGACCAGCTCAATGGTTCAAAGATGCCATTACTTATATCAATGAAAATAATTTGGATGAAGATCAGATCAGAGAATATCTAGAGGATTTCAAACAACCAGAACTTATTCCGCTTCATGAAGCACCTAAGGATTTTATCATCAATATCAGGGCTGAGCATGAAAGTGAGGATGATAATGTAGAAAAGGTAATCAAGACGATGAAAGTTCTGATGAAAACACCTACACTAATAGGTGGGGCTATCATGCCTGATGCCTGCCCAACAGGTCCTGAAGGTCAAATTCCGGTAGGCGGTGTGGTGGTTGCCAAAAATGCAATTCATCCAGGATTCCATAGTGCAGATATCTGTTGTTCTGTGATGCTTACAGACTTTGGAAAGGTAAATCCTAAGGATATTCTGGATGCAGCCCATTCTATAACCCATTTTGGATATGGAGGAAGACCAAGAGGTGAACAGATGCCTATGTCTCAGGAATTAATGGATGCTTTTAGAGAAAATTATTTCTTAAATGATGAGAAACTGATCAGCATTGCACGTTCTCATATGGGAACTCAGGGAGATGGAAATCATTTCTTATTTGTAGGAATCTCCAAAAATACGGGAAATACAATGTTGGTGACTCATCACGGATCAAGAGCTCCTGGGGCGGCATTATATGATAAAGGAATGAAGGTGGCTAACCGTTTCAGACAGGATATTTCTCCTGAAACGTTAAGGGAAAACGCATGGATTCCTTATGATACTGAAGAAGGTAAGGCCTATTGGGAAGCTCTCCAGTTAATAAGAACATGGACGAAAGAAAACCATACATCTATTCATGATGCGGTATTAAACAAACTGGAAATAGAGAAAGAAAACAGATATTGGAATGAGCATAATTTTGTCTTCAAGGATGGTGACTTGTTTTACCATGCTAAGGGAGCAACTCCGTTGGATGATAAATTCATGCCTGATATTACCGGACCAAGACTGATTCCGTTGAATATGGCAGAGCCGGTATTGATTGTTCAGGGAAAAACAAATGAAAGAAACCTTGGTTTTGCACCTCATGGAGCGGGAAGAAACTTCAGCAGAAGTCAACATAAAAGGTCTATGACTCATAAAACGACCGAAGAGATCTTTAATGAAGAAACTGAAGGACTGGATATCCGTTTCTACTCCAATGAAATTGATATTTCTGAGCTGCCAAGTGCCTATAAAAGTGCCAAAAACGTAAGAGCGCAGATTGAGGAATACGGTCTTTGTGAAGTTCTGGATGAAGTGATGCCTTACGGATGTATCATGGCTGGTGATGTTCAGAAAAACGCACCATGGAAAAAAAAGAAAAAATACAGAAAGGCATAA
- a CDS encoding helix-turn-helix transcriptional regulator: MSSNKNALIRYKTLDKCLKNKYRKYTLEDLIDECSEALFEFEGKESYVSKRTIQLDLQNMRSEKFGYEAPIEVYERKYYRYSDPDYSIHNISVNESDLKAMNNAIQILKQFKDFSMFKEMNGVIQKLEDSIHATNQKSIIHLDKNEQLKGLEHIDILYESIVNKKVLKILYKSFTARESSVYTVHPQLLKEFNNRWFLICLYKQKMYNLALDRMENIKADESLSYIDKDLDGDEYFKDIVGVTVAESMLPRNVVFFVDSANAPYVKTKPLHKSQEIINETKDGTLFKICVQINFELERLLLGFGDTLIVHKPQKLKLRMEEKFRMGHKNYQDLSILKEGAIQDQ; encoded by the coding sequence ATGTCATCCAATAAAAATGCACTGATCCGTTACAAAACTTTAGATAAATGTCTCAAAAATAAGTATCGAAAGTATACCCTTGAAGATCTTATTGACGAATGCTCTGAGGCTTTGTTTGAGTTTGAAGGAAAAGAATCTTATGTAAGCAAACGAACAATCCAGCTTGATCTGCAGAATATGCGAAGTGAAAAGTTCGGATACGAAGCTCCCATTGAGGTATACGAAAGAAAATATTACCGCTACAGCGATCCGGATTATAGTATCCATAACATTTCTGTGAATGAAAGTGATCTGAAAGCAATGAATAATGCCATTCAGATTCTGAAACAGTTCAAGGACTTTTCCATGTTTAAGGAGATGAATGGAGTGATTCAGAAGTTGGAAGACTCTATTCATGCAACCAACCAGAAATCAATCATTCATTTAGATAAAAATGAGCAGTTGAAAGGATTGGAGCATATTGATATACTGTATGAAAGCATTGTCAATAAAAAGGTATTAAAAATCCTTTACAAGAGCTTTACAGCAAGAGAATCGAGTGTTTATACCGTTCATCCTCAATTATTGAAGGAATTTAACAACCGCTGGTTTCTGATCTGCCTCTATAAGCAGAAAATGTATAATCTGGCCCTGGATAGGATGGAGAATATTAAAGCAGATGAAAGCCTTTCCTATATAGATAAGGATCTGGATGGTGATGAATACTTTAAAGATATTGTAGGAGTTACCGTTGCAGAGTCAATGCTTCCTAGAAATGTTGTATTTTTTGTAGACTCAGCTAATGCACCTTATGTGAAAACAAAACCACTGCATAAAAGTCAGGAGATCATCAATGAAACAAAGGATGGGACTTTATTTAAAATCTGCGTGCAGATTAACTTTGAATTGGAAAGACTACTTTTAGGATTTGGAGATACTTTGATTGTACATAAACCGCAGAAATTGAAACTGAGAATGGAAGAAAAGTTTAGGATGGGGCATAAAAACTATCAGGATCTGAGCATTCTTAAAGAAGGAGCTATTCAAGATCAATAA
- a CDS encoding DUF1800 domain-containing protein yields the protein MADSLLKNKHLLWRAGFGIGINQIDDLKNKNIKTLINELFKEDSFSEVTYDTPDIDSTMDYMNSTAPAEKKKEMQRINREQNNELNLNFLDKIVNSKEQMREKMAFFWHGHFASRVVNPKFNQQLLNTIRKHALGNFKELLFEVSQSPAMLNFLNNQQNKKDHPNENFAREVMELFTMGRGNYTEKDVREGARAFTGWSYDKEGNFKERKNQHDEGTKTFLGKTGNFDGSDALHIILEQKATAQFITTKIYKFFVNENIDHDIVNKLSSNFYSSGYDIKKLMTEIFSSSWFYDQKNIGNRIKSPVELMAGMMRVLPMQIKNPENLIVYQKLLGQMLLYPPNVSGWPNGKSWIDSSTLMLRLQIPQIWSGLRPLEYSPRQDDDIDMGMKSKENALNKSFKNPNITIDWDRLDKTFAHKNCEDYLIQNAQSLDMNTVNNFSDKSLKMNIINLMSTPEYQLM from the coding sequence ATGGCTGATTCATTATTAAAGAACAAGCATCTTCTTTGGCGCGCCGGTTTCGGCATTGGCATCAATCAAATTGACGATTTGAAAAATAAAAACATCAAAACGTTAATAAATGAATTATTTAAAGAAGACAGCTTTAGCGAGGTCACGTATGATACCCCTGACATAGATTCAACAATGGATTATATGAACAGTACTGCTCCGGCTGAAAAGAAAAAGGAAATGCAACGGATTAACAGGGAACAGAACAATGAACTGAACCTCAATTTTCTGGATAAAATAGTAAACAGCAAAGAGCAAATGAGAGAAAAGATGGCTTTTTTCTGGCATGGACATTTTGCTTCAAGGGTTGTGAATCCAAAATTCAACCAACAGCTTTTAAATACAATCCGAAAACATGCTCTGGGAAACTTTAAGGAATTGCTTTTTGAAGTAAGCCAATCACCTGCAATGCTTAATTTCCTGAATAATCAACAGAACAAAAAAGATCATCCCAATGAAAATTTTGCCCGTGAAGTAATGGAACTTTTTACCATGGGAAGAGGAAATTATACGGAGAAAGATGTAAGAGAGGGCGCCAGAGCATTTACAGGATGGAGCTACGATAAAGAGGGGAATTTCAAGGAAAGAAAAAATCAGCATGATGAAGGAACAAAGACTTTCTTAGGTAAAACCGGTAATTTTGACGGAAGCGATGCTTTACATATTATTCTTGAACAAAAGGCTACAGCGCAATTTATTACTACTAAAATCTATAAGTTTTTTGTGAATGAAAATATAGATCATGATATAGTCAATAAGCTAAGCTCCAATTTTTATAGTTCCGGCTATGATATTAAGAAGCTAATGACTGAAATATTTTCAAGCTCATGGTTCTATGATCAGAAAAATATAGGAAACAGGATAAAATCTCCTGTAGAACTAATGGCAGGAATGATGCGGGTACTTCCGATGCAGATTAAAAATCCCGAAAACCTCATCGTTTATCAAAAATTATTGGGACAAATGTTACTTTATCCGCCCAATGTTTCAGGGTGGCCCAACGGAAAATCCTGGATTGACAGCTCTACATTAATGCTGAGACTTCAGATTCCGCAGATATGGTCAGGGCTTCGGCCATTAGAATATAGCCCACGACAGGATGATGACATTGATATGGGAATGAAATCTAAGGAAAATGCTTTAAACAAAAGCTTCAAAAATCCCAATATCACTATAGACTGGGATCGATTAGATAAAACTTTTGCTCATAAAAACTGTGAAGATTATCTGATTCAAAATGCCCAAAGTCTGGATATGAATACGGTAAATAATTTCTCCGACAAGAGTTTAAAGATGAATATCATTAACCTCATGTCCACTCCTGAATATCAGTTAATGTAG
- a CDS encoding L-serine ammonia-lyase: MESISVFEIIKVGIGPSSSHTMGPWNAASAFIRIIKRERSIAEVKEVFLEFFGSLAKTGIGHGTDIAGMLGLNGEDFKTINTSKIDEKIAYIKDTQTINLGGEKEIPFIYGHHLILNMKKSLDFHPNGMIFKAIFEDGTELVQDFYSVGGGFIASQEKNSIEKQCVRTLYPCHKASDIAKYCQKLGFDKISDLILINEESWRTQEETREEALYIWQQIKECIYKGVNKEGILPGGLNVSRRAVGINRKLLGDKIYKNKDEWFQQVVDAEENFTNINKWIACFALAVNEENASFGRIITAPTNGASGVIPAVLMYSQAFTESISDEDIVRFLLVAGEIGTLFKKNATISAAMGGCQAEIGVSSAMAAAGLTEILGGSVGQVLMAAEIAMEHHLGLTCDPIKGLVQIPCIERNTMGAMKAITAANIALESDPTKAKVTLDEVIQTMWETALSMSDRFKETSEGGLAIAVNVPEC; the protein is encoded by the coding sequence ATGGAATCAATATCGGTTTTTGAGATTATTAAAGTAGGAATAGGGCCGTCCAGTTCGCACACGATGGGACCATGGAATGCAGCATCTGCGTTCATCAGAATTATAAAAAGAGAAAGATCAATAGCTGAAGTTAAAGAAGTTTTTCTTGAGTTTTTTGGCTCACTCGCAAAAACGGGAATTGGGCACGGAACCGATATTGCGGGAATGCTCGGTTTAAATGGAGAAGATTTCAAAACCATCAATACTTCAAAAATTGATGAGAAAATAGCATACATAAAAGATACACAGACTATTAATCTGGGTGGTGAAAAAGAAATTCCATTTATCTATGGACATCACTTGATTTTAAATATGAAAAAATCCCTTGATTTTCACCCTAATGGAATGATCTTTAAGGCCATTTTTGAAGATGGAACTGAACTTGTTCAGGATTTTTATTCTGTAGGGGGAGGATTTATTGCAAGTCAGGAAAAAAACTCTATAGAAAAACAATGTGTACGTACACTATATCCTTGTCATAAGGCTTCTGATATCGCAAAATATTGCCAGAAATTAGGCTTTGATAAAATTTCAGATTTAATTTTAATTAATGAAGAAAGCTGGAGAACTCAGGAAGAAACAAGAGAAGAAGCACTTTATATTTGGCAGCAAATCAAAGAATGTATTTATAAAGGAGTTAATAAGGAAGGAATCCTTCCAGGCGGTTTAAATGTTTCCAGAAGAGCGGTGGGAATCAACAGAAAGTTATTAGGCGACAAAATCTATAAAAATAAAGATGAATGGTTTCAGCAGGTTGTTGATGCCGAAGAAAACTTTACCAATATCAATAAATGGATTGCCTGTTTTGCATTGGCAGTAAATGAAGAAAATGCAAGCTTCGGAAGAATCATTACGGCTCCTACCAATGGTGCAAGTGGTGTAATTCCGGCAGTTTTAATGTATTCACAAGCTTTTACAGAATCTATAAGTGATGAAGATATTGTTCGTTTTCTACTGGTAGCGGGAGAAATCGGAACTTTATTTAAGAAAAATGCTACAATCTCTGCAGCAATGGGAGGTTGCCAGGCAGAAATCGGAGTTTCATCAGCAATGGCCGCAGCCGGACTTACCGAAATTTTGGGTGGAAGCGTTGGACAGGTATTAATGGCCGCCGAAATTGCCATGGAACATCACCTTGGATTAACCTGCGACCCAATCAAGGGACTTGTGCAGATTCCATGTATTGAAAGAAATACAATGGGAGCAATGAAAGCCATTACCGCTGCTAATATCGCATTGGAAAGTGACCCTACCAAGGCAAAAGTAACACTGGATGAAGTTATCCAAACAATGTGGGAAACCGCTTTGTCTATGAGTGACCGTTTCAAGGAAACCTCTGAGGGAGGATTGGCTATTGCAGTAAATGTCCCTGAATGTTAA
- a CDS encoding ammonium transporter, whose product MKIGLKWIVSFSIIALVAVGGLFWSPSSDITSSGEFLSEDKIVGADVAWILAAAGLVLLMTPGLSFFYGGMVGKKNVISTMLQSFIALGVISILWVVVGFSLSFGESLGPNINGKHYGIIGNPLSYPFFSGVGVFPHKMMASTIPFILFALFQMKFAVITPAIITGSFAERVRFISYLLFIVLFSLFIYTPLCHMVWHPDGLLNKYFGVKDFAGGTVVHMSAGFAALAGALVVGNRKIPHHEPSNIPYVLLGTGMLWFGWFGFNAGSALSASASAATAFGTTTIASASAMITWIFFDRINRRSVSALGACIGAVVGLVAITPGCGFVSIQESLFIGFISAIVSNVMVNWKALKKIDDTLDVFACHGVGGIMGMILTAIFAHGENASLLHGGVEVFLHHMTALVLVSIFTFFGSLLLYKITDSIITLRVSEESENRGLDLSQHEESLQ is encoded by the coding sequence ATGAAAATAGGATTAAAATGGATCGTTTCGTTCTCCATTATTGCCCTTGTGGCAGTCGGTGGTTTATTCTGGAGTCCATCTTCAGATATTACCAGTTCTGGCGAGTTCCTAAGTGAAGATAAGATTGTGGGTGCAGACGTAGCCTGGATTCTTGCTGCGGCAGGTCTTGTTTTGCTGATGACTCCGGGGCTTTCCTTTTTCTATGGAGGAATGGTGGGTAAGAAAAATGTAATTTCCACCATGCTGCAGAGTTTTATTGCCTTGGGAGTTATCTCTATTTTATGGGTGGTGGTAGGATTTTCGTTATCTTTTGGAGAATCTTTAGGTCCCAATATCAATGGAAAGCATTACGGGATCATTGGAAATCCATTGAGCTATCCATTCTTTAGCGGAGTAGGAGTTTTCCCTCACAAAATGATGGCTTCTACTATTCCTTTCATACTTTTTGCTCTGTTTCAGATGAAGTTTGCGGTGATTACTCCTGCAATTATTACAGGTTCTTTTGCGGAAAGAGTTCGCTTTATTTCCTATCTTTTATTTATAGTCCTTTTCTCTCTTTTCATTTATACACCGCTTTGCCATATGGTGTGGCATCCTGATGGTCTTTTGAACAAATATTTTGGAGTGAAAGACTTTGCAGGAGGAACCGTAGTCCATATGAGTGCCGGTTTTGCTGCTCTTGCGGGAGCTTTGGTGGTAGGAAACAGAAAAATTCCCCATCATGAACCGTCTAATATTCCTTACGTGCTTTTGGGTACAGGGATGCTGTGGTTTGGTTGGTTCGGGTTTAATGCCGGATCAGCATTAAGTGCTTCTGCATCTGCAGCCACAGCCTTTGGAACAACTACGATAGCCTCTGCTTCAGCAATGATAACCTGGATATTTTTTGATAGAATCAACAGAAGAAGTGTTTCCGCATTAGGTGCCTGTATTGGTGCCGTTGTAGGATTGGTGGCCATTACGCCCGGATGTGGATTTGTCAGTATTCAGGAGAGTCTTTTTATAGGCTTTATTTCGGCCATTGTTTCTAATGTCATGGTCAACTGGAAAGCTTTAAAGAAGATTGATGATACTCTGGATGTTTTTGCCTGTCATGGAGTGGGGGGAATTATGGGAATGATCCTGACTGCTATTTTTGCCCACGGCGAAAATGCAAGCCTGCTTCATGGTGGTGTTGAGGTCTTTCTTCATCATATGACTGCTCTGGTTCTGGTTTCTATTTTTACCTTTTTTGGATCCCTGCTTTTATATAAAATTACAGATTCTATTATTACATTAAGGGTTTCCGAAGAATCTGAAAATAGAGGTCTTGATCTTTCTCAGCATGAAGAGAGTCTCCAATGA